The sequence GGCGCGTACGACCTGGCCAAGCAGAACTATCCGATGGTTAACGGGCCGGCAGCCTCGGACGTGACGCTGCAGGCGACCCAGCAGGTCCTCATTCCGTACCGGACCGTCTGCTGTTCGCCGGGCGCGACCACGCCGACGATCACCTCGCTCAACGACGCCGGGCTGGTCTTCCGGACCGCGGTCTCCGACTCGCTGCAGGCGGTCGTGCTCGCCGACCGGGCGGCGAACGACCTCGGCCACGACAGCGCTGCGACCCTCTACGCGAACAACGACTACGGCTGGCAGTTGAGCCAGGCGTTCTCTCGCTCGTTCCGGAGCGATCACGGCGGGACGGTTTCGGCGCAGGTTCCGCTAACGGAAGGGCAGGACACCTACGAAGGAGCGATCGAACGAGCTAGAACGGACGATCCCGAACTGCTCGTCGTGATCGGGTATCCGGAGACCGGCGGACAGGTGTTCGCCGACCTGGGTGCCGACGCCGAGGAAGACATCCTCGTCACCGACGGCCTGCAGGACAGCGATCTCCACGACCAAGTCGACTACTCGCTCGACGGCATCCGCGGCACCGCGCCGTTGGTCGACGGACCGGGGACCGAGACGTTCACGGAACTGTTCGCGGACACCTACGACGCCGAACCGGGCGTCTTCACGCCTCACTCCTACGACGCGAGCGCCGTCCTGTTGCTCGCGAACGCCTACGCCGGGCAAAACGACGGGACCGCCATCAGAAACGCCATGCAGGCAGTCACGACCGGCGAGGGCGAAGAGATCACGCCGGAGTCCCTCGCCGACGGGATCGAACTCGCGGCCCAAGGTGACTCCGTCACCTACCAGGGCGCCTCGAGTTCGGTGTCCTTCGACGAGAACGGAGACATGACCGACGCCCTCTTCCAGTACTGGGAGTTCGACGAAAGCGCGGATGGCGGCATCGCCGAACTGGACAGGGTGAGTTCGTAATGGCGTCGCTTTCCTCTCTGGTGCCGTCGTTCATCAGGCGGCGGTACCTCGTGAAGTTCGTGGTGTCGATTCTGGCGGTCGTGCTCGTCATCGGGGCCGTCGGCGCGGTCAGCTACGCCGATATCGACAACACGGTTCGGTCGGACTCGAACGAGCAACTCGAATCGACCGCCGAGATGCAGTCCGATACGATCAGCAACTGGGTCGAGACGATGCGGGTTCAGACGCGGACCGCCTCCGATTCGCAGATCCTCCAGGATGGCGATCCGCAGGAAGTCCAGGGCCAGCTCGTCGAAGAGCAAGCTCGAATGGACGTCGACGTACGAGCGATTCACTACGTCGACACCGAGAACAACGAGATCGTAACGAGTACGAACGCCGACTACCGCGGCGAGTCGTTCGCAAACCTTTCGGAACCGTGGGCTGCCGACGGCTTCGAGGAGAACCTCGGGGTCGAGGAGTCCGTCTGGCACTCCCAGGAAGCGTACCAATCGCCGACCCTCGACGACCAAGTGATGGCCTTCGCCAGCCCGGTGACGGAACGCGAAGATCGAGCCGTCGTCATCATCGGCACGCTCGAGTATCAGGTCGAGCAACTCCACCAAGAGAACACGTCGGCGTCGACGGCCATTCTCGATAGCGACGGATCGGCGGTCTTTCAGGCCGATTCCGCGTCGATCGACGACGAAGCGGTCGACGACGAGGCGATGGCTGCCGCTCTGGGCGGCCGACTAACGCGCATTCAGGACGACGACGTGGTACGGGCGTACGTTCCCGTCGGGAACACGCAATGGGTCGCCGTCACGACTATTCCGAACGAGCAGGCGTACGGCGTCGTCTCCGACGTCGAAACGAACGTCCTCGCGATGGTGTTGACGAGCCTGGTCGCGCTCGGCGTCGTCGGCGTCGTTCTCGGCCGGCAGACCGTCGGCCCGCTAGCCAGATTGCGCGATCGGACGACCGAGATGGAACAGGGCAACCTCAACGTCGATCTCGAGACGGACCGCGTCGACGAGATCGGACGGCTGTACGACGGCTTCGACAGCATGCGAAACTCGCTGCGCGACCAGATCGAAGCCGCCGAGACCGCACGCGAGGAGGCCGAAGCGGCTCGGGCCGAGACCGAGTCCATAAACCGCCATCTCGAGGCGAAAGCCGAGGAGTTCAGCGCCGTGATGGACGACTGTGCAGACGGCGACCTGACCCGCCGGCTCGATCCCGAAAGCGAGAGCCAGGCGATGACCGACATCGCCGAGGCGTTCAACGAGATGATCGCGGACCTCGAGGAGACGACCGCCGACGTCAAAGCCTTCGCCAACGAGGTGGCGGCGGCCAGCGAACAGGTGACCGCATCCAGCGAAGAGGTCCGTTCGGCCTCCCAGCAGGTCTCCGAGTCGGTACAGGAGATCTCCGACGGCGCCGACCGACAGAACGAGAACCTCCACTCGGTCAACCAGGAGATGAGCGGCCTCTCCACGACGACCGAAGAGATCGCCGCCTCCTCGAACAACGTCGCTGACTTCGCCGAGCAGACGGCCGAAACCGGCCGCCTCGGCCGCGAGGCGGCCCAGGAGGCGATCGACGGGATGCATGAGATCGAAGCGGAGTCGACCGAGGCCGTCGAGGCCATCCGAGAACTCGAAGCGGAGATGGCGCAGGTCGACGAACTGGTTGAGTTCATCACCGAGGTCGCCCGCGAGACGAACATGCTCGCGTTGAACGCGAACATCGAGGCCTCACGAGGCGGCGACGGCGAGGGCTCCGGTTTCGGCGCCGTCGCGACGCAGGTCAAAGAGCTCGCTGCGGACACGAAATCGACCGCCGAGGACATCGAGCAGCGACTCGAGCGGATCGACGAACAGACGACCGAGACCGCGACGGAGGTCCAACAGACCGCCGACCGGATCGCCGAACACGTCGACTCCGTCGAGAACGCCGCCGAAGCGCTCGACGAAATCGCCGACTACGCCGACCGGACCAACGAGGGCGTCCAGGAGATTTCCGCGGCGACTGAAGAGCAGGCGGCCTCGACCCAAGAGGTCGTCGCCATGGTCTCGTCGGCGACCGAGATCTCCGAAACGACGGCCGCCGAGGCCCAGCGCGTCGCCGCGGCCGCGGAGGAGCAGACCTCCGCCCTCTCGGAAGTCACCGAGAGCGCGAGTTCGCTCACCGATCAGGCGGCGTACCTGAGCGAGACGCTCGATCACTTCGAGACCGACGAGGTGGCGGACGTCTCCGTCGACGACTACGACACCGACGACGAGACGCTCTCGTTCGACAAGGTAGATGTCGACGGCGACGACGATGGTGTCGGCGGTGTCGAGACCGACACGAGCGAGGGTCCCGACGGAAGTTCCGGCGGGTTCGAGCCCGAAGCGAACGGCGGGATCACGGACGCGAGCGGTACCGATGGAGACGCCGAACCGACGCCGGACACCGACGCCGATGACGATGAGGGCGATACCGTCCCGTCGGACGGCGAGAACGGGTTCACGTTCAGCCAGTTCGACGACGAGTGAGGCCGCTCCAGGACTGACGTCGCGCATTTTCTCCCGTTTTCCGTGTAAACGGTCCAACTACTACACCGCTGAACCGTCACGTACTTTTCACCCCCGTCCTAAGCGCGTGTGATGGAATTGCTGGAGCGCCGTCGGGCGCTGATCGAGGATCGGCTCGTCGAGGTAGTCGACGGCCTCGAGCCGGACGCGCTCAGAGCGGAAGTCGAACACACGGCCCTCGCCGGAGGCAAGCGCGTCCGGCCGATGGTGACGGTGCTGGCCTGCGAGACGGTGGGCGGAACGGCTGAGGACGCCGTTGACTTTGGCGTCGGAATCGAACTCGTCCACGCGGCGTCGCTGGTCGTCGACGACATCATCGATCGATCGGAGCTGCGCCGGGGCACGACCAGCGCCTGGGCCGAATTCGGCTACGGTCCGGCGATCGTCTCGAGCGACGGCTTGCTCGGCGAAGCGTTCGCCCTCTTTTCGTCGGATCCCGACGCCACGCGCGTCGTCGCCGAGGCCATGGTCGAACTCGGCATCGGCGAGGCGACGGAGCTGTCGGCCGAACCCGAAACCGAGGCCGAGTACATGACCCTCGCGCGCCGGAAGACCGGCGCGCTGTTTCGCGCCGCCGCGGAGCTCGGGGCGATCGCCGCCGGTTCGGACGCGGTCACCGTCGAGGCGCTCGGCGAGTACGCCGAACGGGTCGGGGTCGCCTTCCAGATCCGCGACGACGTCCTCGACGCGGTCGCCGATCCCGACGAACTCGGCAAACCGACCGGCCACGACGCCGCTCTGGAGCGCCCCTCGGTCGTACAGGTGACCGACCTCACGCCCGACGAGGCCAACGCCCGCGCTCGAGCCGAGTCGGATCGCGCGATCGAGGCCCTCGATCGGGTCGAGGTCGCCGACCCGACGGCCCGGAACTACCTCGTCGAACTGGCGGAGTTCGTCGTCGAACGCGAACAGTGAGTTAGGCGCGGTCGGTCTGTCGCGTCCCGTCGTCGGCCTCTCGGTCGGTACCGTCTGAATACTTGGACTCGATGACGGCGAAGGCGAGGGTGCTCGCGATCCCCAGCAGCGTGCCGACGGTCAGCGCCGTCGCGAGGAAGCTGATCCCGACCTCGTCGAGGAAGAACGCGCTCACCGCGTAGAGGACGACGGCGATCGAGAGCACGTAGAACGGCGCGTTGAGGTAGCGCCACTCGAGGGTGCCGGCGATGTACTCGTCGGTGATCTGGCCGAGGCTGGTGGTCACCCCCGCGGCGGCGATCCACTGGATCGACCCATAGACGAGCGCGGCGAGCATCACGGGCACGCCGACTTTGCTGGGCGATGCTTCTCGGACAGCCTCGAGTTCGTTCCGGCCGCTGACGCCGCCGAGGGCGAACAGGGCGGCGGCGACGACGTAGGCGAGCAGGGTCGTCCGGCCGGCGTACAGCGACCGGCGGGCGCGCTCGACGGCGGCGTCGAGGCGGTCGCCCAGCCCGAGTCCTCTGGAGATGAGGTACAGTCCCAGCAGCGCCGAGGTCGTTCCCAGCACGAACCCGGGCATGTCGAGGACGGTCCCGACCAGGGCGAGCGGGTAGATCAACAGGAGGATACCCAGCGGGATCAACACCGTCCCTCGCGTCTCTGGATCGTTCAGCACCTGCTTGATCGTGTAGTACATCGACTCCAGGTTCTGGGCCTGCCGAACGACGACGCGGCGGACGCCGTCGATCGGGACCCGCGATCGGATGATCGGAATGACGGATTCGTCTTGGGCGCCGTCGGTGACCACGAGCGCGGTGACGTCCTCCGCAGTCGAGAGACTCGCGAGGACGGTGTCGACCTCGTCGCCGACCTCGCGGTTCGCCTTCACGTCGCCCTCGTCGTTACCGGTGACGACGGCGACCTCAACGCTCTCGTCGCGATCGGCGAGGTCGTCGTAGACGTGCAACCCCTGGAAGATCACGTTGACGTCGGAGTCCTCCGGGTCTTCGGTCGCCAGCGCAACGGCTGCTTCCTCGACGGGGTCGCGGCCGATCACCGGCGTCGAAAAGCCGGTCTTGCGACCCAGATCGTCGTCGAGGTCGACACAGAGGACAAGCAGCATCTATCGACCGTTCGACCGGGAGGTATTTCCATCTTCTGGGGACGACAGAATTCCCCGGACGTCCGCGAGACGGGCCGCTCGCCGATCGTCGGCGGCGAGCGTGGATCGGCCTCTGCGGGCGCGGCGTTACGTCGACCCCGACCGATCATCGCGAACGTCGACGCCGCTGATCTCGAAGCGCGCGCCGCCGTCATCGCCGTTTCGCGCGGTCACGGCCCAACCGTGGGCCTCGGCGATCCCCTCGACGATCGCCAGCCCGAACCCGGTGCCGTCCTCGGCGGTAGTGTAGCCGAACTCGAACACGTCGTCGGGCTCCGAGTCGAACCCCGGCCCGTCGTCGGTGACGTAGAACCCCCGTACCGACCGATCGTCATCGACGGCGGTCTCGAGGGGACCGACGGTAACGGTGACGCCGGATCGCTCCTGCTGGGCCCTCGAGTCGGCGTCCGTGGAACCGTGTTCCACGCTGTCCTCGGGAGCATCAGCGACCGAGGGCTCGGAAGACGCGGAGCGTCTTCCGGTGTCCTCCTGAGCCTGTGAAGGAGAGCTTGTCGAGCCATGCTCGACACTGTTCCGAAACAGGTTCTCGAGCAGCGCTTGCAGGCGGCCCTCGTCGGCGACGATCGTGGTCTCGACGGCGCACTCGAGGGTGGCGTTCGCGGTATCGACGGCGTTCCAAGCTCTGCGGACGCTGGTCGAGAGCGAGACCGGGGTCTGCTTCCCGATCGTTTGCCCGTGGCGTGCCAGCGACAGGAGCCGGTCGATCAGCTCGTCCATCCGCTGGAGCGACCAGCGGATTCGATCGATCGACTCCCCCGGCTGCGGACAGTCCTCGGCGTGGAGTTCGAGCGTGCCCCGCGCCACGTTCAGTGGGTTCCGCAGGTCGTGGCTAACGACGCTCGCGAACTCCTCCAAGCGGTCATTCTGGCGCTCGAGCTCCCGCTGATAGCGCCGTCGCCGGGTGATGTCGCGGATCGCGTGTATCGTTCCGACGAACGCCCCGTCCTCGAGCGGGAGGAGTTTGGTGTGGACGTCGTGGATCCGTTCCTCGTCGTCACTCGGCCGGAATCGAACCTGGTACTTGGCCCGGGTGCGGTCGACCGACGAGGAGAGGAGCGTTCTGACCTCGTCGGTGTACTTGCCGATCACCCGCTCGTCGTAGTAGCCCCGTTCGATGAGCTCCGCAAACGGCGTCCCGATCAGGGCCTCGATCTCCTCGGTGAACGCGTCGGCGAACTCGTCGTTACACCAAGTGATCGTCGCGTCCGCGTCGAGGATGAACAGCGCGATCGGCGCGAGTTCGACGATCCGCTCGTACTCGGCGAGTTCACGCTCCCGACGTTTTCGCGCGGTGATGTCTCGAATGACTGCCGTGGAGCCCGCAAAACGCCCCTCGTCGTCCGTGAGGGCGGTCACGTTCGCCTCGCCGATGCGCTGCGCGCCGTCCTCGACGCCGATGGTGAATTCGAACCGATCGGACTCCCGGTCGCTCTCGTGGAGGTGATACACCGTCTTGGCGCCGCGCTCGAGCGCCTCCCTGGAGATGAACTCGGCGATGGGTTCGCCGACGACGCGGTCTCGATCGACGCCGAGCAGGTCGCAGAACGCGTCGTTGATGATCGTGCACCGTCCGTCCGCGTCCAGGACGTACATGGGGTCGTCGACCGTTTCGACGAGCGTCCGATACCGCTCGAGTTCGCGTTCGCTCTCGCGTCTGGCTCGCTCCGCGCGGCGTTTCTCGACGGCGTTCTCGATGCGGTTCGCGAGGACGACGTACTGATCGGTCCCCGTCCCCTTCTGGAGATAGTCGGTGACGCCGGCCGAAATCGCCTCGTGCGCGATCGCTTCGGATCCCTTTCCGGTGAACAGGAGAAACGGCATCTCCGGGTCGCGCTCGCGAACCGCCGCGAGGAACTCGAGGCCGTCCATTCCGGGCATCTCGTAGTCGCTGACGATACAATCGATAGCGGGGCGCTCCGGCTCGCTCTCGGTCCCGGTCCCGTCCAGTCGTGAGAGCCCGTCTCGTCCGGAGTTCGCCGTCGACACGACGAACTCCGATCGGGATCGCTCGAGTGTGGCGGCAGTTACCGAACGAAGGTCCGGATCGTCGTCGACACACAGGACGTGGATCCCGGATGCCATTGATACTCTATCGTTCGGTCCAATCGTATAATAGCATACTGGGCAACGAGAGGCGATTCGAGACGCAGTTCGGTTTCGGGCCGACGGGGCCGCCATCCGGCGGTCGCGACCGTGTTGATCGCGTGACGCCGCCCGAGCGACGGCGGCCCACGGTGACGGGACCCACGCGAGATCCGCGTTTCGCACGGCTTTTGTGAGTCGGGCCAGTACGTTCCCTCGAATGATCTCGAAGGGCTGTGAGCAGTGCGCGAAAGGCGGCAAGATGGTGCTGTTCGTCTACGGTTACTGCGACCAGCGCGACTGCTTCTACTGCCCGCTCGGCGAGAACCGCAAGAACGTCACCGACGTCTACGCCAACGAGCGACTCGTCGAGTCCGACGAGGACGTCATCACGGAGGCAAATCGGATGGACGCGCTGGGAACGTCGATTACCGGCGGCGAACCCCAAGAGGCCCTCGATCGGACCTGCCACTACCTCGAACTCCTGAAAGACGAGTTCGGCGAGGACCACCACACCCATCTCTATACGGGTATCACGGGCGGTCGCGAGAACATGCGGCGGCTCTCCGAGGCCGGCCTCGACGAGATTCGCTTCCATCCGCCGTACGAACAGTGGGGCGACCTTCACGGCACCGAGTGGGAAGAGATCCTCCACATCGCCCGCGAGGAGGGGCTGACCCCTGCGTTCGAGATTCCAGGCATCCGCGCCGAAGAGGAATTCCTCGAGTTTTTGGACGAGGGCGCAGCGGAGTTCTGTAACGTCAACGAGTTCGAGATGAGCGACGGGAACTACCGCCGGATGCAAGAGCAGGGATTCGAACTCAAAGAAGATCACATGAGCGCCGTCGAGGGCTCTCGCGAGGAGATCCTCGAGGTAATGGGCGATCACGAGAAGGTCTACTTCTGTACGTCCGTGTTCAAGGACGCGGCCCAGCACCGCCGCCGTCTCAAGCGCATGGCACGGAACATCCGCCGCGAGTTCGACGACATCACTGACGACGGTACGCTCGTCTACGGCAAGACCCGCGCCGACCCTGAGGAGTTCGAGGCTCTCGGCGTCCCCGAAGAGTTCTACACCGTCAAGACGAGCCACGTCGAGGTCGCCTGGTGGCTCTTAGAGGAGATGATCGAAGAGGGTGACCTCAAGGACGGTGAAATCGTCGAACAGTATCCGACCTACGACGGGCAGGTCGTCGAGCGGACGCCGTTAGCCTAAGTACCGCGAGCGAGCGGAGGAACGAGGGCTCAGAAGAACTCCGTTCTTCCGGTGTTTTTGGTCGAGATTTTTTGGAGGAGGGTGAACGGAGTGAATCCGACGAGAAAATTTTGGTATCTTCCCGAGTACGACGACGGACCAGCGAGAACGTCGCTCTCGCAAGGGGATTTTTCGAGGGGTGGTGAGTGAGCATCGCGAACGACCCCGACGAGAAAGTGGTCCGTGTAGATCTCGAGTAGACGCCGTTGGCGTAAGTAGTCGGTCCCCCTTAACCGCCAGAAATTTCGTCGAACACCGCGCTCGTGTCGGTTGGTGAGTACATAAAGACTGTTCCGCTGCGCTCAAACTTTCGAAAGTGGCCGATACGATTACGTAGGACCCGTATTACCGCCGATTCAGAGAACGCTACTTATCGGGGCTGTAATAATGGGTCGTCCCACGGTACGACCGGTCACTGATGCAATTCCGAACGCTCGCTGTCGTCGCGGTTGCACTGCTCGTAGCCCTGTCGGGGTGTGCCGCCCTCGATGGGGTAACGACCGACGAATCGCCGAACGACACGGACGCCGATAATGGGACGGACATCGCGTCCGAAAACGGTAACGCCCAAGAGGGCAACCAAAATACCCAGGATGGCAACCAAAACACCCAAGATGGCAACCAAACTGGGACGGACGTAACGGATCCCGCCGACGAAGACAATACGGCAACTGCGGAGTGGCGGCCGCCGGAAGAACCGAACCGGCCGCTGGAGAACAAGCGCGAGGACCGGATCGAAGACGTCTCAGTCGTCGATACGGAGTCCGCCGAGGACGGCGACGGCTACTCGAACTTCAACCTCGAGGTTGTCGCCAACACGAGCATGGAGAACGTCGACCCGCCGGAACACGGGGACGTGATCGGCGAGCCGTACTTCTTCGTCAAGATCAACGAAGGACCGGACAACCAAAAGATCGTCGAGCGGACGGGTGAGGTCCGGATGGAGGAGGACGGCACGTTCCACATCGACGTCCGACCGGCCGGAATCGAAGAGTTCGGCGAAGGATCGCTGACCGTTGAAGTCTTCCTGATGGACGAGGACAAGGATTGGGACGACATCTACGACGCCGTGTCGACTGAGGTCGAGTTCGACCCGGGGACGGACGATGACAATGATAGCGACTCGGGGAGCGACAACGAGACCGAGAACGAATCGGAGTCGAGCTAAGTCAACTCAAACCGACTCATCCGACGCTTTGACAGAACGTTAATCAATCTCGGTCGGATCGATGTCCGGGAGGGTGATGAGGTTCTCGCGGCCGATTCGAAGCTTCCGAATCCGGTCGTCGTCGTCCATCTCCGAAAGGAGTTGCGAAACCTTTGCGTCGGACCAGCCAGTCTCCTTGACGATCGTCGCCTGTTTCATCCGGCCGCCGTTTTGCTCGAGCAGTCGTCGGACCCGTTCGTCGTCGCTCAGCAGTTCCTCGTCGACCGCGTCGTCCGAATTCCTGTCGGGACTGGCGTCGACCGCCTCCCTCTCGTCGAACTCGTGTTCGATACCCGACTGACCAGCCGCCGGTGCGACGGCAGTCGTTCCCGACCCGTCGGTCGATCGGGGCCGGGCGGAGCCGGCCGGGAACTCGTCGGCAGACGACGCGACGTCGAACGGCCATTCCGACCGCTGGTAACGACTGATAAGCAGCGCTGTTCCCACGATAACCAGAACGAAGCCGCCGAACGCAGCGGCGATGCCCTCCGCCGTGAAGATCGACTCACGGAGGGATTTGGACTCGGACGGCGTCCCGCCGGATCCACCCGGTGAATCGGTACGGAAGAACTCCATCTCGAAGTCCCCCTCGGTGAAGCTCTTCGGCCCCTCGTAAACGACGGTCCCGTTCTCGATCCCTGTCGGTGCGGCGTCGAAGCCGTAGTTCGGCGGTGACTCGACTACCAATCGCTGCCCGTCCTTGAGCGATTGGAGCCAGACGCCGTTGTCGGTCACGAACGCGTCGCCAAAGCGGATTTGCTGGCCGTCGACGACGGCGAAGTTCGTCCACGTAAACGAGTAGGAGATGATCCCCAATTTCTGACCGTTGCGGGATTCGATCCGCGGGTCGTTCCAGCTTTCGTTCTCGAAGGACATCTCGCGGCCGGTCGAGCGCTCGGCGAGGATGCGCGCCTGCTCGTACTTATTTGCGTCGTAGCCGACGCCGCTGTTTGAAACGGACTCAGCGTACTGCTCGAACTGGTCGGTTTCGTTTTCCGAGAGTCGGAAGCGACTCTCGAGTGTCCAGCGAACGTCGCCGTTTTCGGTCACGTTGAGACGGATCACCTGTCTGGTGTCGGCTCGATCCGGTTCATATTCCTGATCGGCGTCTTGAACCGACGACTCGAGGGTGGTAGCAGCGAGCCGCGATTGGGAAGTAGAAAGCGCGGCGGACTCGTCCGCGGTCGACGTCGCGGCCGTCGCGGGAGCGATGGCGACCGTACCGACGGTGAGCGCGGCGAGGAGGACGGATAGGGTGAGGGCAACAGCGGTTGATAACCGCATACGTACCAACTGGTTGATCGCAGGGGAAAAAACCCTTTCCATCCAAACAATGCGATATTACCACCCCGAGCGGATGCTCTCGAGCGATTGTAAGGGTCTATTAATGGCCCCTTCGATCGGGCGACTCCTTTTTGTACGTCGGGGAAAAAGACAGTATCGATGAGACACCCGGTTCCGATCATTCTCGCCGCGCTTCTCGCTCTCTCGTTGCCGGTTTCGGCAGTTGGAACCGCTGGGACCGCAGGATCAACGGGATCGGCGACCGTTGCTAATGAGAGCGATGACGAGGAACAGACATTCCAATTCCAAAATCCGTCTGTTTCGGTCGAAGGTGACCACGCTCAACTCGAAGGAACGCCGAACAGGCTCGTCCTTCGGGGAGATGGGAAGACGGCGTATGCCACTCCGACACTGGATTTCGCCCTCGCAGTTTCGAGCCACGACGAATCGATCCACA comes from Haloterrigena salifodinae and encodes:
- a CDS encoding DUF373 family protein, with amino-acid sequence MLLVLCVDLDDDLGRKTGFSTPVIGRDPVEEAAVALATEDPEDSDVNVIFQGLHVYDDLADRDESVEVAVVTGNDEGDVKANREVGDEVDTVLASLSTAEDVTALVVTDGAQDESVIPIIRSRVPIDGVRRVVVRQAQNLESMYYTIKQVLNDPETRGTVLIPLGILLLIYPLALVGTVLDMPGFVLGTTSALLGLYLISRGLGLGDRLDAAVERARRSLYAGRTTLLAYVVAAALFALGGVSGRNELEAVREASPSKVGVPVMLAALVYGSIQWIAAAGVTTSLGQITDEYIAGTLEWRYLNAPFYVLSIAVVLYAVSAFFLDEVGISFLATALTVGTLLGIASTLAFAVIESKYSDGTDREADDGTRQTDRA
- a CDS encoding ABC transporter substrate-binding protein codes for the protein MSVHLNRRKLLSGLCGAGLGGLAGCLSSVPGLDSNDIEDGSDVGGTDRTLRLGIMQPLSGNLETVGKPMRNAAELPIRQVEGEISLDIEYEVVDTETSPSTGVQGAYDLAKQNYPMVNGPAASDVTLQATQQVLIPYRTVCCSPGATTPTITSLNDAGLVFRTAVSDSLQAVVLADRAANDLGHDSAATLYANNDYGWQLSQAFSRSFRSDHGGTVSAQVPLTEGQDTYEGAIERARTDDPELLVVIGYPETGGQVFADLGADAEEDILVTDGLQDSDLHDQVDYSLDGIRGTAPLVDGPGTETFTELFADTYDAEPGVFTPHSYDASAVLLLANAYAGQNDGTAIRNAMQAVTTGEGEEITPESLADGIELAAQGDSVTYQGASSSVSFDENGDMTDALFQYWEFDESADGGIAELDRVSS
- a CDS encoding radical SAM protein encodes the protein MISKGCEQCAKGGKMVLFVYGYCDQRDCFYCPLGENRKNVTDVYANERLVESDEDVITEANRMDALGTSITGGEPQEALDRTCHYLELLKDEFGEDHHTHLYTGITGGRENMRRLSEAGLDEIRFHPPYEQWGDLHGTEWEEILHIAREEGLTPAFEIPGIRAEEEFLEFLDEGAAEFCNVNEFEMSDGNYRRMQEQGFELKEDHMSAVEGSREEILEVMGDHEKVYFCTSVFKDAAQHRRRLKRMARNIRREFDDITDDGTLVYGKTRADPEEFEALGVPEEFYTVKTSHVEVAWWLLEEMIEEGDLKDGEIVEQYPTYDGQVVERTPLA
- a CDS encoding methyl-accepting chemotaxis protein, whose product is MASLSSLVPSFIRRRYLVKFVVSILAVVLVIGAVGAVSYADIDNTVRSDSNEQLESTAEMQSDTISNWVETMRVQTRTASDSQILQDGDPQEVQGQLVEEQARMDVDVRAIHYVDTENNEIVTSTNADYRGESFANLSEPWAADGFEENLGVEESVWHSQEAYQSPTLDDQVMAFASPVTEREDRAVVIIGTLEYQVEQLHQENTSASTAILDSDGSAVFQADSASIDDEAVDDEAMAAALGGRLTRIQDDDVVRAYVPVGNTQWVAVTTIPNEQAYGVVSDVETNVLAMVLTSLVALGVVGVVLGRQTVGPLARLRDRTTEMEQGNLNVDLETDRVDEIGRLYDGFDSMRNSLRDQIEAAETAREEAEAARAETESINRHLEAKAEEFSAVMDDCADGDLTRRLDPESESQAMTDIAEAFNEMIADLEETTADVKAFANEVAAASEQVTASSEEVRSASQQVSESVQEISDGADRQNENLHSVNQEMSGLSTTTEEIAASSNNVADFAEQTAETGRLGREAAQEAIDGMHEIEAESTEAVEAIRELEAEMAQVDELVEFITEVARETNMLALNANIEASRGGDGEGSGFGAVATQVKELAADTKSTAEDIEQRLERIDEQTTETATEVQQTADRIAEHVDSVENAAEALDEIADYADRTNEGVQEISAATEEQAASTQEVVAMVSSATEISETTAAEAQRVAAAAEEQTSALSEVTESASSLTDQAAYLSETLDHFETDEVADVSVDDYDTDDETLSFDKVDVDGDDDGVGGVETDTSEGPDGSSGGFEPEANGGITDASGTDGDAEPTPDTDADDDEGDTVPSDGENGFTFSQFDDE
- a CDS encoding PAS domain S-box protein is translated as MASGIHVLCVDDDPDLRSVTAATLERSRSEFVVSTANSGRDGLSRLDGTGTESEPERPAIDCIVSDYEMPGMDGLEFLAAVRERDPEMPFLLFTGKGSEAIAHEAISAGVTDYLQKGTGTDQYVVLANRIENAVEKRRAERARRESERELERYRTLVETVDDPMYVLDADGRCTIINDAFCDLLGVDRDRVVGEPIAEFISREALERGAKTVYHLHESDRESDRFEFTIGVEDGAQRIGEANVTALTDDEGRFAGSTAVIRDITARKRRERELAEYERIVELAPIALFILDADATITWCNDEFADAFTEEIEALIGTPFAELIERGYYDERVIGKYTDEVRTLLSSSVDRTRAKYQVRFRPSDDEERIHDVHTKLLPLEDGAFVGTIHAIRDITRRRRYQRELERQNDRLEEFASVVSHDLRNPLNVARGTLELHAEDCPQPGESIDRIRWSLQRMDELIDRLLSLARHGQTIGKQTPVSLSTSVRRAWNAVDTANATLECAVETTIVADEGRLQALLENLFRNSVEHGSTSSPSQAQEDTGRRSASSEPSVADAPEDSVEHGSTDADSRAQQERSGVTVTVGPLETAVDDDRSVRGFYVTDDGPGFDSEPDDVFEFGYTTAEDGTGFGLAIVEGIAEAHGWAVTARNGDDGGARFEISGVDVRDDRSGST
- a CDS encoding polyprenyl synthetase family protein, which gives rise to MELLERRRALIEDRLVEVVDGLEPDALRAEVEHTALAGGKRVRPMVTVLACETVGGTAEDAVDFGVGIELVHAASLVVDDIIDRSELRRGTTSAWAEFGYGPAIVSSDGLLGEAFALFSSDPDATRVVAEAMVELGIGEATELSAEPETEAEYMTLARRKTGALFRAAAELGAIAAGSDAVTVEALGEYAERVGVAFQIRDDVLDAVADPDELGKPTGHDAALERPSVVQVTDLTPDEANARARAESDRAIEALDRVEVADPTARNYLVELAEFVVEREQ
- a CDS encoding helix-turn-helix transcriptional regulator, with the translated sequence MRLSTAVALTLSVLLAALTVGTVAIAPATAATSTADESAALSTSQSRLAATTLESSVQDADQEYEPDRADTRQVIRLNVTENGDVRWTLESRFRLSENETDQFEQYAESVSNSGVGYDANKYEQARILAERSTGREMSFENESWNDPRIESRNGQKLGIISYSFTWTNFAVVDGQQIRFGDAFVTDNGVWLQSLKDGQRLVVESPPNYGFDAAPTGIENGTVVYEGPKSFTEGDFEMEFFRTDSPGGSGGTPSESKSLRESIFTAEGIAAAFGGFVLVIVGTALLISRYQRSEWPFDVASSADEFPAGSARPRSTDGSGTTAVAPAAGQSGIEHEFDEREAVDASPDRNSDDAVDEELLSDDERVRRLLEQNGGRMKQATIVKETGWSDAKVSQLLSEMDDDDRIRKLRIGRENLITLPDIDPTEID